TCAAGAAGAAAAACAAGCGAAGATCGATTTATTGTATAGTCAAATCGATTTGGCGCTGGAAGATGATAACTATGAAGCGTTTCTTGAATTATCAGATGAACTGAATCATTTGAAAAATTCATGATAAATACTAAAAGGAGTGAAACGAAAGGCTATCCCCTTTGCTTCACTCCTTTTAAGGTCAATTTAAGACCTTTTTCTTTTTGAATAATGTTTTAGTTGGTCGGGCATAAGTAAAGCCTTCACCAATGGCCTCATGAACATTGATGACTGAGATAAACGCCTTTGGATCCAGTTCGTGAACGATTCGTTTGATTTCCATCAATTCACTTGGGCTAACGACCATATACAGCACTTTTTTCTCTCCTTGAGAGTAACCGCCTTGACCATTCAAATAAGTAACACCACGTTCTAAAATAGCCATAACGACTTCGCCGATATCTTCTGTATGATCAGAAATGACCAGCATTCCTTTTGCAGCATATGCTCCATCCAGCACAGAATCAACCACGCGGCTAAACACAAACGATACGATCAGTGTATACATCATTCGTTTAACATCAATGTAACTTAGTGACAGAACAAGGACTAAAATATCAAAAATCAGTAATGAGCGTCCCATGCTGATCCCATAATTCTTTTCTAAAATCCGGGCAATAACATCTGTTCCACCAGTGGTTCCGCCAACACGATAGACAAATCCGCTGCCTAAGCCTGCAGCTAACCCCGCAAGTAAAGAAGCAATCAACAAATCGTGATCCAGATTAACTTCGATCGGGAAACGTTGCCATAGCCATAAGAAAACGGATAAAGAGACCGTTCCTAAAATAGTATAATAAAATGAATGTTTACCAAGAACTTTGCCACCGATCAAAATCAGTGGAATATTGATGATCAGCGTTGAGTACGCTGGATCAATATGAAATAATGCCCGTAAAATCAAGGTGATCCCTGTCACGCCGCCTTCAGCCAAGTCATTTGCAATGTTAAAAGTAACTAGACCAAATGCATAGAGACAGGTTCCAGCTAAAATCAGCAAAACATCCTTAACATAAAATTTTTTTTCTTCCATGAAATCCACTCCCTAACAACGCAAAATTTAGCGAAGTTCTTTACCATAAATTGTCCATATCCAGTACTCACTTTAGCATTCTACAGATAAAACAACAAGTAGAACCTTTCCAGATCACAAAGTTTTTGATAAGATGAATACTAAGAAAGGTTGAGATAAAATGAATGAGAATAAACAGTCACTGTATTCGATGCAGCAGGAAGTTGATGCGTATATCCAACAATTTAAAACAGGCTATTTTTCTCCTTTGAGTCAAATGGCTCGTTTGACTGAGGAAGTTGGTGAACTAGCCAGAGAAATCAACCACTATTACGGTGAAAAACCTAAAAAGGCAAACGAACAACCAAAGACCGTGACAGAAGAACTAGGAGATGTGTTATTTGTGACGATGATCATGGCCAATTCTCTAGATATAGATTTAACAGAAGCGTTTCAAAAGAATATGGAAAAATTCAATCAGCGAGATAAATATCGTTTTGAACGAAAGGATGGTCAGACAAATGATTAAAGTGTTAGTAGCAGGTTTCAAAGGGAAGATGGGTGTTATCGCGACCAAAATGGTTTTAGCTCATGATAATTTTGAGTTAGTAGGTGTATTAGATCCGTTTGAAGAAAAAAACAATCTTAAAGAATTAGCTGAATATGAAGTAGTCGACGTCCCGATTTTTAAAGCTAAAAAAGATGTAGTATCTGTTAAACCAGATGTTTGGATCGATTTTACTATTCCCGCGGTTGCTTATGAGAATACACGATTTGCAATCGAAAATCATATTTCACCAGTTGTTGGAACAACTGGATTAACAGAAGAACAATTGTCTGAATTAACGACGCTCTCTGAAGAACTTAAAGTTGGTGGCTTAATCGCACCTAATTTTGCTGTGGGTGCAGTTTTAATGATGCAGTTTGCACAAAAAGCAGCAGCCTATTTTCCAGATGTGGAAATCATCGAGCTTCATCATGATAATAAGCTGGATGCTCCGAGTGGAACAGCGCTTAAAACAGCTGAAATGATGAGTGAAGTTCGTCAAAAGAAACTGCAAGGACATCAAGAAGAAAAAGAACTACTTGCTGGTGCACGAGGCGCAGATTTTGACGGTATGAAAATCCATAGTGTACGATTGCCAGGATTAGTTGCACATCAGCAAGTGCAATTTGGTGGTGTGGGTGAAGGGCTGACTATCAGACATGATTCTTATGATCGTAGTTCATTTATGACTGGAGTCGCTTTAGGTTGTGAAAAAGTGATTCATTTAGACAAATTAGTCTATGGATTGGAAAATCTTTTATGAAACTAGATATGGTTCCAGCTGAATTTATCAAAGCATCTGATATTTTAAAAGAAATTCATTCTCATGGATATGAAGCCTACTTTGTGGGCGGCAGTGTTCGAGATGCCCTTTTAGGTCAAGAAATTCATGATGTAGATATTGCTACTAGCGCTTACCCAGAAGAGATCAAGCAAATATTTAGTCGGACAATCGATGTTGGGATCGATCATGGTACGGTTCTTATATTAGCAGGTGAAGAACAATATGAGATCACGACTTTTCGAACGGAGTCCACTTATCAAGATTATAGAAGACCAGACAAAGTTACATTTGTCCGCACATTAAAAGAAGATCTGAAACGACGTGACTTTACGATCAATGCGTTGGCGATGACTGTCGAAGGGGAAATCATTGATTTATTTGATGGTATGGCAGATTTGGATCAACAAATCATTCGGGCAGTAGGTAACCCGAAAGAACGTTTTCATGAAGATGCTTTACGTATGATGCGCGGTTTACGTTTTGCCAGTCAGCTTGATTTTTCGATTGAAACCAATACATTGGCCGCTATCCAAGAATTTCATTCGTTACTTGAAAAGATTTCAGTGGAGCGGGTCGCTGTGGAGTTCAGCAAATTATTACTAGGAAAAAACAGACGGGCAGGAATCTTACCTTTTGTCGAGACTGAATGTTATCAATATTGTCCAGGATTAGAACAATTTGGGGATGCTTTGCTAAGGTTTGCTGATTTCCCAGACCGAAAGATAGAGACGGAAGCACAAGCGTGGACATTGCTGATTAAAACAATTGGTCTAAAGGAAAGTGACCTACGCAACTTTTTAAAATCATGGAAGCTTTCCAACCATTTACTTCAGGAAGTACAACAGCTATTATATGGTTTAGAGAAACGTCACGTTGCTGATTGGCAAGCCATCGATTTATTCGATTTAGGCTTAGAAGCGGTCGTATCGGTTGAAAAACTATTGTTTTATTATAACCAAAAGAGTAAAATTGAAGAAGCAAGTAAACTTTATTTAAGTCTGCCTATCCATGATCGGAAAGAACTAGCCATTTCAGGGAATGAGTTGATGAAGTCCTTTGACAAAAAGCCTGGAAAATGGTTAGGTGATTTAATTCAAACAATCGAGAGAGCGGTTGTTGATGGACAGGTTGAAAATACGCAGGAAGCATTACTTTCTTTTGCAAAAGACAAGCTGGAGAAGGAGTGAGCGCCATGGGGAAATTTTCTAAGTCGTTTATTGTCAGTCAAAAAGACACTGCAAAAATGATAGGATCAGGTGATTTAGATGTTCTTGCAACACCTGTATTGATCACGATGGTTGAAAATACGGCCAAAAATTTCTTGGCTAAAG
This sequence is a window from Enterococcus wangshanyuanii. Protein-coding genes within it:
- a CDS encoding CCA tRNA nucleotidyltransferase, whose amino-acid sequence is MKLDMVPAEFIKASDILKEIHSHGYEAYFVGGSVRDALLGQEIHDVDIATSAYPEEIKQIFSRTIDVGIDHGTVLILAGEEQYEITTFRTESTYQDYRRPDKVTFVRTLKEDLKRRDFTINALAMTVEGEIIDLFDGMADLDQQIIRAVGNPKERFHEDALRMMRGLRFASQLDFSIETNTLAAIQEFHSLLEKISVERVAVEFSKLLLGKNRRAGILPFVETECYQYCPGLEQFGDALLRFADFPDRKIETEAQAWTLLIKTIGLKESDLRNFLKSWKLSNHLLQEVQQLLYGLEKRHVADWQAIDLFDLGLEAVVSVEKLLFYYNQKSKIEEASKLYLSLPIHDRKELAISGNELMKSFDKKPGKWLGDLIQTIERAVVDGQVENTQEALLSFAKDKLEKE
- the dapB gene encoding 4-hydroxy-tetrahydrodipicolinate reductase translates to MIKVLVAGFKGKMGVIATKMVLAHDNFELVGVLDPFEEKNNLKELAEYEVVDVPIFKAKKDVVSVKPDVWIDFTIPAVAYENTRFAIENHISPVVGTTGLTEEQLSELTTLSEELKVGGLIAPNFAVGAVLMMQFAQKAAAYFPDVEIIELHHDNKLDAPSGTALKTAEMMSEVRQKKLQGHQEEKELLAGARGADFDGMKIHSVRLPGLVAHQQVQFGGVGEGLTIRHDSYDRSSFMTGVALGCEKVIHLDKLVYGLENLL
- a CDS encoding YitT family protein codes for the protein MEEKKFYVKDVLLILAGTCLYAFGLVTFNIANDLAEGGVTGITLILRALFHIDPAYSTLIINIPLILIGGKVLGKHSFYYTILGTVSLSVFLWLWQRFPIEVNLDHDLLIASLLAGLAAGLGSGFVYRVGGTTGGTDVIARILEKNYGISMGRSLLIFDILVLVLSLSYIDVKRMMYTLIVSFVFSRVVDSVLDGAYAAKGMLVISDHTEDIGEVVMAILERGVTYLNGQGGYSQGEKKVLYMVVSPSELMEIKRIVHELDPKAFISVINVHEAIGEGFTYARPTKTLFKKKKVLN
- a CDS encoding nucleotide pyrophosphohydrolase: MNENKQSLYSMQQEVDAYIQQFKTGYFSPLSQMARLTEEVGELAREINHYYGEKPKKANEQPKTVTEELGDVLFVTMIMANSLDIDLTEAFQKNMEKFNQRDKYRFERKDGQTND